TGTAATATGAGAGCattcatgtgtttattaattCAAAGGCAAAATTGTACATGTAAATAGGTTCACGTTGCGTGGTTTTAATGAAGAACATGTTACGAACGACAAGTATTCAAGGATAAATTCATTTGTTGATTCCAGACTATGCAATAACAAAATACTCAAATAATCTATCTCACCCATCTCTGGTGGTTTGATGCTGTCACGCCGTGTAAAACCAACACTGTTCCGATATCATACAAACTGTCTGTGGAGGTTTACTACTTGTTGTATTATGGGATGGTTTGAGTTTGCTGCGGCGATGCAGATGTTTGGTTTTAGTTCATTCAATTTGTTTTATGTCGGTTAAAAAAATTTGCCATCCAATTGACAGAACAACTCTAAATTCAGTGTTATAAAGACCTCAGCTATCGCACCTGATGGGCTGGGCAAACCAATGGTGTTTCagaaatacactttaaaatgaGACGTGTAGTACAGGGACACAACATTGttaaacacaagaacataatcTTTGGTATCCAAACagtacaaattgtttttttcttttgagtgATTTTTAAGATGCTTTTAGAACCATCGCTGGCATAGAGGACAGATAATGGCACATTACCAAATATTATTACACTCAAAtgtaaagatatatatatatatataagaatgGCTTAGCGTGACttacaagacaaaaaaagatcTTGAGAAATACACCGCACAAGGTCAAATGCATGTTAAAGAGCATTATAGATTGTAATTCCTATAGGGCAGCATTCAGATTTTGgacatattttgtttatagtCGTTTGCCCTCTATGATGATATGATACaaaagtgaaaatctgatattttagTGCATGATGATGTACAGTTATAGTGTGATTTCACGATAGCATGAAAGTTGAATAAAGAGGcagttgtatttttaatatttcaaaaacGCTGAGCGAAGCTGTTCTGTTTGGATATTGAAGTGTTTACCTCTTGAAAGGCCTCAAACAGTTATCCAGGTACTTATGGTGAAACGTTGATTATTTTCACGATTTCAGGCTGTGAAATCTCAACAGGCATTACGTTCTTCATGCGAACACGTCCATTCAAGCAGGGCTCTGAATTGTCTAAGGTCAAAGTGTGGTGTGTAGACCGTTCTCTGTTATACGTGTTTGAGAAATCTAGATTTTCTGAACTTTATGCATCCTTGTGGAATGTGAAactgaatgttttgtgtgtttgtgtaacagTACTGATAACGGAGCACATCTGAACTCCATACTGAAAAATCAAACatcacatttgtttgtttgttaaggTTCCAGGAATTGTCTGAAGTTGAAATGTCTAGGATCAGTAGGAACCTAGACATGCACATTATGTTAAAGCTGTTTTAGATCTGGAATCAGACATTAATGAAGCCAGTTATATTTGGTAAACTGTGATTTTTCACACAtcaaatttcagtttttcacCATCAAATCCGGACATGAGGACTTTGAGGAcaagagttttatttttgtgatgcCAAATGTAACTTTGCTATAGACTTGCTATAAACTATCTGATGGGGATGCTGTAGAGGGTAAGCctaagtaaaatgtaaaaaaaaaagtgggAAAAGCagaatgtttcattttacaatAACTGGTTATTATATTTTACCCATCAATGTGTTGCTTAGGATTTTATCTTACTTGAAAGTGAGCATTAGAGTTAATATTCTAAAGTTTGTGCTTGAACAGTTTTGTAGTTTGTTtttagagaaagatattttatacatgttaaactgattatagtttttttttcattggatCTATGGATTGTATTAATGTTATCCAGTTCGTTTGAATGTTAAAACAGATTAATGAAAACAAGGTATACGTTTATTTTTGGAAATTCTATGTGTCGTGTTGTCCAAACCTGTatggaaaatgaaaatgtgtgttatgCTCTAGATATCTGACTGTTTCAATTTGGCTGTATCTTTGATATGAACAGTtgtctgtgttttatattgAAAGAAATAGAGGATGAGATATAAGGGAAGAGCATAATAATATTAGAACAACAAACTGTGTCTGTGTTACTTTGCATGGGTGTATCATAGTTGATGCTTTGAACAGCATTAAGGTATAttcactttatttcttttgtttatttatgtgttttggaAATGAGATGCTGCTGTGGTTGTTTTCTCTGTCGTCTCATGTGATTTCATAAGGATGCTCGTCAATAATCACCAGCAAAAAGTCTTAATTCCTTTTATTTACTATGTGAAATATGAGGCAGGTCTAATGATCTAATTATTGAAATTTAGTCAAAATACTGTTCATGACATCAAACCAGTCATGAACTTTATGGagtcattaattttttttattttttagttatgACTATGTATGGCTCCGTCTGAACCCGTAACTCTATTTTACTAGACAAACATCACCCGGCAGATCAGGGTAATAGCAGCAATTATTTTGGAactcatttattatttgtgattCTCATGGTTAAACAATGCTTGCATTGCATGGTTGCATTTCCCATTTTCGTCTGTTTATGATTTAGGGATTGTGCCAGATgttcacattttgttttccatATTAGATACGCAACATGCTGAGTTAAAATCCTCTTTTTTTCTGTACAGCATTTATGCAACATCTAAGGTTTTGTTAATggaaatgataaaaagcgtaTATGTATTGGACAGATTAACACGATACAGATGTACACAAACACGTAAATGCTTAAATTTTGtatctttgtcattttaatacaataaaatgtaactgAAATAAAacggttttatttttagaagtCTGAGACTTGTGAGTTATGTAGATGGTGCTATACTTTCCAAAACATGGCttgctttattttaattcacattCTTCATTGATTCAAAccttttatcaaaataaaagtcttgtaTTCTGCAGACTGTACACGAGTTTCCTTTACAGAACAGTAAACCATTAGCGGAATTTTGATATAAcatccatttttgtttattcttaatgtCTACGGTTCAATTTTGGCAAGTAAACAAATGGACATATACACCAACAGTGCTAAAAAAGATcccaaataatttattttcctgGGCAAGTCACAGGATAAATTGTGTCAGCGAAGGATTATGTTTTGTCAAACCAAAAACCTAAAAATATTCTCACATTTAGTTTAGAGTAGTTTAGAGAATTGCCTCTGTTCACGACAGCCTTTAGCTGACTGTGCCTTTAAGTCTTCACATTTGATTGAAGgctgttcaatacttattcagTTTGGTTGAAAGTTTGGACAGAACTTCTCATCCAAAGTTACAGCATGTGGACTTTTCGGCCACTTGTGGCTCCTTATCAACGGTTGCCCCAACGGTTAACCCATGCCAGTCATCTCGGGTGGCTATTGTGCCTTTCTGGAAAAGGTCATATATGCCTCTGGACAGGGTCTCGAATGCTTCACTTACATTAAGATTTTCCTTCGTAGACACTTCAAGATATGtgatcatgttgagttttttagCCAGAGCCTCTCCTTCGCTCTTCCTGACCTGGCGTCCTACGGCCAGATCACTTTTATGACCCACCAGCAAAAAGAACATGGGGTTCGGTTTCACGTAGTCCAGGACCTCCTGGTGCCAACTGCCTATGCGATCGAATGTCTGTCGCTGTGAGACGTCAAACATCAGAATGCAACCCACAGAGTTCCTCATGTAAGACTTGCAGATGGACCTGCAGCCGAAGATATAGTTACAGTCATGTTTTTGAATGCTTCACACTTATTTGCTTGCTTAGTTTTGTTTGACAGAGACAATGCCAACTCTAAAGACAACGATGTTTGGAAGatgattttgtttgaaatactACCAAATGTAAAAgagtaatgaaataaaacatttttaacaaaaaaattgtattaagaaatatttaatagCCCATGAAAAATTCACACTGTAATATAATAGTTGAAAAAAACCTTATtgccattacatttttattgaaaatatatttaagttgAATTTACTTTAAAGTTTAAGACAACCGGGTTTTTTTAAGGTTGAAccaatataaaacaacaaatattttttttcagttcatgaaacaaaaaaatgtgtaggaaaatatactgtacaaaaatgttcagtctattattttgtctaaaataaactaaaaagaaGTGTATTTACGACTTTGAAATCcacaaattaaatatgaagATACAAACACGCAAAGTACATTAATTTATTCTCCAGATATAAATGAACGATAAAACcttgtgacaactagccccggtgGTTTTTAGGCTTATACAGCAATCTATTCATTGTAGCATCTAAAATCTTCACTTCTGAGTTGCGTAATTAAAATCACACATCCCAGGACAACATTTGCTGGCTTTGCTATATGAAAACTCACCTGAATCTCTCCTGACCTGCGGTATCCCACAACAACAGCTTGATGACAACATCAGGGTCATGGTGCATATTATAAACCTTGAAATCAATTCCGAGCGGAGACTGTCGGGAATCATCGAACGTTCCTTCAGTAAAGCGATGCAGAAAAGACGATTTACCCACTGCCGAGTCTCCCAGAATAACTATCCCGAATCTAAAGTTCCAGGGCACTTCCATGGTAACGTCAGTCTGCcatcaatattacaataaacatCTCTACgttcacacacagaacacaagtCTCACACTCACTGTGAGTGTATTAACATCTAAACACCTTCCTCTCCAGTGACTGAACAAACTGGTTAAAAACAAGAGCAGGTTCACAAAGAAATGTTGCATACACACCCATATAACAATTACTGTTGTGAGTTTGTGTCACAAGTCTTTCATTGTTGTGTCATGACACACAGACCTGCTCACACACTTGACGTTTGATGGATCAGACAGGAtgaatttttacataatattataaaacattacaaactaAACTGTTGACTTAAAGGTGACATTAAATCTCATTTAGCTAAATATCAATAATGAGTTTTGATATAAACACGTGATTGGCCTGTTGTTATATACACAAACTCAATTTTATGATTCTTTTAAGAGCATAAGAGGGGTgctcaaaacaaaaatgttgagtgcattttatttattaatataaacttttaatgaaattgttaaaaagtatttgtgaCTGCGTTTGATCTATAAAATCAAATGattagaataaaaaacattattcttcTGTAGAAAAAACCTGTTGCTTAGTCttcttaaaaatacaacatatagCAAACatgttacaaacatttaaactaaAAACCTTTGTATATACACTTCTGTAGATTGTGTTCGGCTAAATGCACATCTgtacatatttttcttaaaccTTGTTTTGTCGTCttgttgtaaaaaatgttttttgaatttCTACACAGAAATTGTGATGGATTTATTGTTAACTATGAGAACCAATAGAGCACCATTAAATCTTACTGGAATAAGACATCTCCAAAATGAAATTTGTGAtgattttaatggaaaaatgcGGATGGTTCATAATCTTTTTTGCAATGTTAACCATCTGAATTTCATTCTGCAACGTCTCGGAtggacattttttataaaaaagagtTTCATGCCCATCCCGTGTGTCTTCTCTCAAGCGCACAGTGTGGTGTCTGCGTGACTCTCTGATCAGTATCTCTGTACTAGAAGCTTCATTCAGCAGATCTGTTGTGGGATCTTCACACTTCAGGAAATGTTGCTGTTCCAAAGCGTTGGAAGTGTTAAAAGGGAAATAACAAAATCATGGCAAAGACATTACATTAAGATTTCATGTAACATGTTGATTCTATTTTCTTCGTAGTTTCCTGGTCTCACTTTGAGAAATTCATTCCATAGAAAGAGTGTTATTGAAATCGTTCATCAAAATGGAATAACTCGCTCAACCTGTGTAACGCCTTTCCGTTACAGCTGAAGCCACCAAGCCGTCTTGTCATAGTGCCACCTGCCACAAAGACACTTTTTACCATCCatcaattacagaaaaatgaacCCAAGACCCTGCcttgttctttttaaatgctACATATCCTGTTAACTCTAAAATACGTCACAGTACACGAGTACAATGAGTTGTGATCTTCATCTCATGGGAAGATAAATCCCAGATTGAATATAAAACATgcagtataaacacacacggTTGCTAACACAGAGAGAAACGTCGAGAATGAATGTTCATCTTTGTTACTCCGATGACCTTGAGTGGCGTGGAGAGGCCTAATCCAGGAGACACAGGGACGTCACACAAACCCGACATATCATCTCGCGCCTCAAGCTCGAACGTGACATCGTTCAACATAATGCAATGCTGGTTGCATGTCTGCACGATTCTCAGATTGTTGATGTTGCTGCGCAGTCGCATTAGATGAAGCGCCAGCTGCTGGTCCTGCAAACGCATCTCTGCCTGCGAGAGAAGAAACCGAGAGACCAAAGAAGGTCATTTATACCTAATCTTAAagttgtcttaaagggacagtacaccatTTCTAAATGTTACAAATTAAGAGTCAGAactagaaagaaaaaaaaactcaccaGCTCTTTTCTGAGCCACTCCAGCGCTTGATCTATACTTTTAAATCCCATCATGCCCCCTGCGGGCTGTCTAACTTCATTAAACACACCAGAGTTCATTGACGGTTTTAAGCATCTTAAAGGATGTGAGCGTGCGTGTTTCTCTGCTTCACTGGATGAGCTGTTGTGGCTGGTGGTCAGCATGGCCTCCAGCTGGGCTCTCCAGTCAAGATGAGATGACTTTTCGGTCTCAAGTTTGAGCTTCTCGGTCAACGACTTCAGACTGGAGAGGTGATCGTCCTTAaatgctgcaatgcattctgggtttTCCAAGGTGTTGGCTGCCAGTGGCTCCATTGAGGAGTCGAAGAAAAACTTTCAGACGTTGAATGAAACATCAGATTACCAATTTTTTCTATGTAGCGCCATCtgtaacagaaataaaaatatcacatcAATCACTGAGCTTTAATGTACTTAACCTGACTCAAAGTCACTTTATTCTCGAATGAGAATCACTTATCTTTGTTCGTAATATACACagataaaacaaagaaatcaaatGGGATAAAATTGAAGATTGAGTAAGatggagaaaaacaaaagaaatcatTGAAATGACACAAGATAATGTATGTGTGAATCATGTTTGGTATATGATTTCACAAAAACTGAATATTGAGCCACATTTATTATAACTATAAAATCAGGATCTTTTCTCTTGGGTGTTTTCATAAGTCCCGCCTCTGAACacacgtgattggctgaaatgCTGATGTTTCAGGCTGGTCGGGCTTGTCTGGATGATCAAGTAAACAACAGAGGAATGTTTTGAAAGCACAACTGTCACATTGTTTACACTTCTGGTTTATTTGAGAAAGAACCTAAAATTACAGATGTCTTTGCTTAGTAAACATTAGagaaagtattttatatcacaaAGGATTTCAGGATTCCTTGACCTGTCAAAATCTATTAAATATCATGTTTAGTAACTTTGAAATCTACAAAtactaaacatttattatttaaataataagaaatCATTGTGATATTGGTCAGCATCTGGACTGAGAAACTAGGACACGGCAGCTGGCGGCTAAAACAGGAACCCTTTGAGACCAGTACAGATCTCAGCAACATCATCACCGGAGGAAACACACCCATGAAATCCTCATGATGTTCTTAAGGTTGTGTGCTCACTTTCCATGAGGATGTGTTCATTTTTTGAGGGAATAATGCCTGGATGAACTAAGCTGTGGGCAATATTATGGAGGAAACTACCCACTGGGTATTATTTGGCATCACTGTGCAGACAGCTGCCTTTATTCCAAAACAGCCACATTTAAATGTGAGAAAATCTCATCAACATGTTTGatgcatatttttctttttacaatgttACATAACCTATACAGCGCTCATTAAATGTTGAACTTAATATAGTATTACAATATATTCTTTGACTATATCTGTATAATCTGGTAAAGAGACAAACGATTGCATCAAAATGTGCATGTATTGTGGAGAACACTGATGTGTAAAATGCGTTTGGGATTCTTCTGACGGCTCTCAGATTATTAAAAGCATGTAAAGACGGTCATGCATTCAAACGCTGAGAAACTGGAGGAGAATAAAATGAGTCATCATGACCTGCTGCAGATCACATGTGTGATAACAATATACACTAACCCAATGTCTGGAGCTGTGTCTTATCAGTAAATAACTCACtgatgaatatttaaaaattttACTTATTATATGAAACAATATTGCCATTGCTTAACATCACTAACAGCAGTATGCTAtagtattattgtattattattatagtattattattatctatttaattattgtttattttgtcctaatataatgtttttttgcaggctaataaaaaatgtatcgaCTGTGCACAGTATACTTCTATCCAGCAGAAAGGGAAAGTAAGCTTGTCTacgtaaacatttaaaatcatgaaGCACTGTGTTATCTTCTGATGGGACTCTTTTATTGAGACTGACGCAGTAgctttatattaaatttatagACAGTATAGAATAACCTATCAAATATCATTACACGAGACACAGATCACTTGATCTTAACCAAACcaagcaaaaataaacttttatgtgtagtttaatattaatcGTTAATTAATGACAATATTGAGGTTAAAGAAAAAACCTTATTCTAAAAGATGAACTCTATTATGACTCAGATTTATATTGTTCATTTATTCTGATGAAATGCCGACCTGAACCAAGACGCCTTCAGACACGGACACTCAAACCCCGATGTGAGCGCGTCTTCAGCGTCGCGCACTCAAAGCCTATGATTGGTCGACGGGTCGATGATGTCACTGCCTTCTTCCGCTCTGAAAGACGCATCACGCTACGAATGTTTCTCGTGGAGGGCAGAAGTCGAGTTGGATGAAGTTGCCCGTCTATTCAAATTCATTGTCATGTCACTAATAAACGTCTATCGTCGGTATTCTATCTTCACCTTTGCGATTATTTTTCTCTAACTTATGCTGCGAGGCTTTGTCGGTTACGGCTACatccactgggcatgcgcatTTAAATACCAAATAACTTTTGTCAAGTTGACAACAGTTACTTACTATTTATGTGTTATTGTATGGTTAGGGCAGCTGTAGGCGTTGGCTATTGTAGTTCATTGTAAATCTATGGCGAGATCTTGCATCACTTCCGGCCGTATatgtatcccttctagccacaACGGCTCTGTATCCAGCTGGGAAATGTGCGCGTTCTTCCCACAGTCGAGACACTGGCGACACCTGCTggtaaaaacattgaaaagcAACTAGACCACAAATTAATTCCCTTTAATCTTGGTCCTTTCTGTtgtagttttagttttaattcAGGCGATTAAATAAAAGGATTCTTTCACGTTTTAACAATGCAAACATGTCTGTCATTAACGTCGTCTTTAAAAGCAGCCAAAGTTAAAGGGCCATCATTTAGGAGAATGTTGGATGTATTTTAAATCTAACAGACTCCCGAattagttttaatgttaaactGCTGTTACAGTAATACGATCTTACTGCGCGTTGAGCGGCGTCTTTGGCTGCAGCCCCTCACTTCTTTCGCCCTAATGTTCGTCATATTTACACTGTCTGAATATGTGCGATTCACCATATAGGAAATATTAAGTGTGTGTGAGCAAGTGAGTGATTTCAGACGCGGCTTCatctctcttgtctcttttatcttaaatcatttataaaagcaGCGCGCTGTTGTGACAACGTCAACCTCGGAagcttaaaagaaaacaaaatggtTTGTCGCCTCATCACTGCGCGAAAGTAGCGCAGCCAGCTAATCTTCTTCATGCGCTTCATCACTGCACACCGTTAACACAGTCAGGTAATCCCTGTTTCTGAGTATGATATTTCATCCACGTGtttgtaattcatttttatCATGTCTGCATATAACAATTGCGTCATAGCTATTGATAAGATCACTAAATAGCAGATATACAGACAGTTATTGAGAAAATGCacgtttataatatttaaagtgGGTATAATCACTGTAACAGTCGCTATTGGAGATATATTGTAAAAGTGAAGTGTTTAGCTGTATGGATTACGTCATGATGTCTGAAACATTAGGAGAGAGCGAGTCGCGCGCCTTTATTAAAACAAGGAAGTaaaaatttaaaatcatttgtgaAGAATTGttgaattatttattgtagAATGAGTGTATTAATACATCGAAAGGAAATAGGGTCTTAAACACACGTTTAGGGTCAAGTTGAATCTGGTGTCGGATGTGTGTTTGaaaacacgtgtgtgtgtgtgtgtgtgtgtgtgtgtgtgtgtgtgtgtgtgtgtgtgtgtgtgtgtgtgtgtgtgtgtgaaccctGTACTGCTCAGCAGTGTGAGTCTCACGAACACTAAACATGCTTTTATTCTACTTAAAGTGTATTTCAACATGACGAACTGCTGTAGTGTATTTATTTCTACTCTTTGTTAATGTACACGGCAGTATTTTGTACTGTGATAACTGTAGTAAACAGTATGGTACTTTAATAATCACTATAGGTTACCTGATccttgatcacaaaaccagtcttcaCATACCAGAAGTTTGGTTTCTCTTGAAAGTCTTTCATGAAGTATTATGCATAGAACAAGAGGGATTGAGAGATTTGTGTTTAAATCAAACATGTGATTGAAATAATAACTGACATTTGGcaagttatacatttttcttctcAGTTTGTTTGTTCCGTGAGAATGAAACCCATGACCTGTGTGTCGCCACTACTACAgtgaatacacaaacacatcatctACAGCTACAGGAATACATTATAATAACTTAATATTGCACAAGTGTTGTCTTAACCCGTGCGTCCTACAATGTTTCAGGTGGTCATCAGAAGTCCAGACGGACGGCTTTGGTCTTTCTCTGGGTCACGCTGTGCAGACTCTCATATGTTCTTCATGCCTGGAGTGTCCGTATGGATCCCACAGGACACAAGTACTTCGGTTCTGTGGATTATGTTATATTTGCTTTGCTGCTGATAGCCTCTATGGCCATCGGGCTGTACTATTCCTTCACCGGAGGGCGTCAGAGGACCACGCAGGAGCTTCTGTTGGCTGACGGGAAGATGAAGtgc
The sequence above is drawn from the Triplophysa dalaica isolate WHDGS20190420 chromosome 15, ASM1584641v1, whole genome shotgun sequence genome and encodes:
- the fam167aa gene encoding protein FAM167A; the encoded protein is MEPLAANTLENPECIAAFKDDHLSSLKSLTEKLKLETEKSSHLDWRAQLEAMLTTSHNSSSSEAEKHARSHPLRCLKPSMNSGVFNEVRQPAGGMMGFKSIDQALEWLRKELAEMRLQDQQLALHLMRLRSNINNLRIVQTCNQHCIMLNDVTFELEARDDMSGLCDVPVSPGLGLSTPLKVIGVTKMNIHSRRFSLC
- the LOC130437288 gene encoding ras-related protein Rab-39A is translated as MEVPWNFRFGIVILGDSAVGKSSFLHRFTEGTFDDSRQSPLGIDFKVYNMHHDPDVVIKLLLWDTAGQERFRSICKSYMRNSVGCILMFDVSQRQTFDRIGSWHQEVLDYVKPNPMFFLLVGHKSDLAVGRQVRKSEGEALAKKLNMITYLEVSTKENLNVSEAFETLSRGIYDLFQKGTIATRDDWHGLTVGATVDKEPQVAEKSTCCNFG